The sequence GGCGAGGAGTGGTTGACTTTAGCAACTTTTATGTTGTTAAACTAAATGAGTATTTCTACTGAATAATGCTGCTATGACCCAGCAACTGCCCAGCACCAAGGGAATTACCCTCCATCAAATGGAGGTGTTTGAAGCGGTTGCGCGCCACGGCAGCTATACCAAAGCCGCTGAGGAGCTGTATTTGAGCCAGCCAACGGTGTCAATACAGGTTAAGCAATTGTCTAAGACTATTGGGTTGCCCCTGTTTGAGATGATGGGCAAAAAGCTCTATCTGACTCCCGCTGGCGATGCCCTGCTCTCCACCTGTCGTCAAATTTTGGCTCAGCTGTCGACCCTCGACGATGCCCTACTAGAATTTCAGGGGCTAGAGCGGGGGACCGTCAAAGTGGCCACCGTTGAAAGCGGCAAAACCGCCTTGATCAAACAGCTCAAGCCGTTTATGGATAGCTACCCTGGGTTAGAGCTATCGCTGTATATCGGCAACCATCGGCAGTTGCTGTCGCGGCTGCAAAATAATGAGGATGATATCTATTTGTTTAGCCTGCCTCCGGCCCTAAACGGGGTTGAGGTGTTTCCCTGTATGGAGGTACCGCTGCACCTGGTCACCCACCGGCAGCATCCCCTGGCAGAGCAAGCGGTGGTGACACCCCAGCAGTTGGCTCAGGAGTCGTGGATTTTGAGCGAATGGGGGTCGGCCAGCCGCCAGCTATTGGAGGAATTTTTTGCAGCCCAGTCGATCAAGGTGCGCCGCCGGCTAGAGTTGAGCAGCTATGAGGCGATTAAGGCCAGCATCTATGCGGGGTTAGGTATTGCGGTGCTGCCCGCATCGAGTTTGTCTCAGGCCGAACTCGACGCTGACCTAGCGATCTTGCCAGTGCCTGAATTCGCCCTGCGAAAGCAATGGCATTTGGCTTATCTCAAGGGTAAGTACCTCTCGCCGGGGGCCAAGGTCTTTTTAGACCATGTGCTACAACGCTATGCCATTCCTGGTTCGAAAGTTTGAACGCCTAGGGCCGTGGCTATAATCAATCAGCGATGACTCTGGCCTTGATGCTGGAGTTGAGCCGTTCGACCGGAGGCATCAGCGATGAGCATCACCCCAGCCGAGGCTTTTCCGGCCTCCAAGCCCAAGCTGACGACGGTGGGACGGTTTATGCAGTACTTTGCCCCATATCGCCAAGAGCTGCCGATCGCACTGTTGCTAGTTGCCATTGGGGCTACGACCCAGGCGATCGGGCCGCTGCTGATTGGCTGGTCCATCGACAATCTGATTCTGCAAGGCAACCTGCCGGGCCTGCTGTGGATGCTGGTGGCGTTGAGTGTGACCTATCTGGTGGGCGTCTGGGCCATTCGGGGACAAATTTGGCGCATGGGCGGCATTGTGCAGCGGCGGCTGGGGCAGCTACGGCAGGATATTTTTGACAAGATCCAGAGTTTGCCGGTGAGCTTTTTTGATCGCAGCGAAGCGGGCGATCTGATGAGCCGCCTGCTCAACGATGTGAACACGGTGAATCAGGCCTTTGGTCTAACTATTCCCCAGGTGCTGGGCCAGACCTTTAGTTTGGTAGGCATCATCATCGCCATGCTGTCGATCAATGTGCAGCTGGGGCTACTGAGCAACCTGGTGGTGCCACTGATGATTTTTACCACGGGGTTTTTCTCGCGCTGGGCCAGAAGCCGTTTTCGCCTCACCCGGCAAACCATCGGCGACCTGTCGGCCAAGCTGGAAGAAGACATTGGCAGTGTGCGCGAGGCCCAGGCCTTTAACCGCACCCAGCTCAACATTGAAGAATTTGACAGTCTCAATGCCGCCAACCGCAAGGCCAATGTGCAGGCGGTGGCGGTGACGGCGGCGTTTTTGCCCTCCATCGACTTTCTCAACACCCTGGCCACCGCTGGGGTGATGGCCTACGGCGGCTACCTGGCGGTAACCGGGGTGATGACGGTGGGCACGGTGACGGCCTTTGTGCTCTACGTACAGCAATTCTTTCGGCCTATCCAGATTCTCAGCCAGTTTTATACCCAGGCTCAGTCGGCCCTGGCGGGGCTCGATCGCATTTTTCTGCTGCTCGACGAGCCAGCCAATCTGCACGATGCGCCCAACGCCACCGAAATGCCGCCGATTGAAGGCGAGGTGCGGTTTGAGGCGGTGGGGTTTGGCTACACCCCCAACCAGCAGGTGCTGAAGGGCATTGACCTCTGCGCCCAGCCGGGGCAAATGGTGGCACTGGTGGGGCCGACGGGGGCGGGCAAAAGCACGATCATCAACCTGATTATGCGGTTCTACGATGTGTCGGCGGGCGCGGTACGCATTGACGGGGTCGATGTGCGCCAGGTTACCCAGGCCAGCCTGCGCCGCCAGATTGGCATTGTGCTGCAAGATAACCTGCTGTTTAGCGGCACTGTGGCCGAGAATATTGCCTTTGGCGTGCCCCAGGCCAGCCAGGCCGACATTGAAGCAGCGGCCCAGGCGGCGAATGTGCACGAGTTTATTACCTCCCTGCCCCAGGGCTACAGCACCCGCCTGGGGGAGCGGGGCACACCCCTGAGCCAGGGGCAGCGGCAGTTGGTAAGCATTGCCCGAGCCGTGCTCATAGACCCACGAATTTTGCTGCTGGATGAGGCGACGAGCAGCATTGATACGCGCACCGAAGGGCTGGTGCAGGATGCGATCGCCACCTTACTCCACAACCGCACCAGCTTTGTGATTGCTCACCGCCTCAGTACGGTGACCCAGGCCGACCAGGTGCTGGTAATTCAGCAGGGCGAGATTGTTGAGCAGGGCACCCACACGGAGCTAATGGCTCTCAATGGCATCTACAGCAACCTCTACAGTTTGCAGCTAGGGGCTGATTGAGGCGATTGGCGGCTAGGGTAGAGTGCGATCGCCCCAGAGACCTTTAAAGCAAAAAAATCCCCTGGGGGCAGCTAAGACTAAGATCTTAGCTGTCCCCAGGGGGTATACCAAATCCGTCGCTGCCCCACGCTTTTACGGGGCAGCGATCGCGTTATCTTAGCGCTTGCCCAGCCACTTGGCGGCGATCGCGCCGACAGCAGCACCCACCAGCGGGTTGCTGAAGAATTTCATAATCGTCGGCTGATCGGCCAGCACATCTTGGAAGATATCGGGGTGGCTGTGGTAGGTGAAGGCAGCCAGCTTGGTAACATCGTCTTCGTTCATGCGGCTAGCGTGGTGGGTCGATAGCCCCAGCTGCTTCTCCAGATCGCGATCGCTCAGGCCACGTCCTTTGAGGTGCTTGAACAGATCACGGGCCACGTCGTCGCGCTCGTGGGGCTTGATCTGAGAAATTGCCTTACGCAGTTCGGGCTCCATCTGGCTAGAGGGAATGCGATCGGGGTGAAACCCACGGCCAATCATTTCGCGACGCTCATCGCGAGACGACCGTTTGGCAAAATCGTCAAAGTTGGCGTACTCTTTCTCAGGCGTGGTGGCCTTTTCGTCAATGCCGTGAACGTTGCCACCGGCCAAGTCATTCATGATTTGGCGTTTGTAGTCTTTGCTGCTAGTCATGAGAGTCTCCTAATTGGGTTGCGGTTTCGCCAATCGCCTATCGGTATTCGACCTGGCGGGTGGTGTCGTCGTAGTTGGCGGTTAAAATCAGCTCTTTGTCGGGGGCATAGACCAACACACTCAGGTCGCGGTTAGGGAATTTTTTGTGGAACCCCTGCACCAGCGACTGGGCCAAAGGCTTAACTTCCCGAGGGGCCACATCAGGGGAGATGACGACACCGAGTTTATCGTTGTCGCGCACAAAGGCATCGCTAACGAGCCCACGAGCGGTTTCCATCACCCAGCGGCCATA is a genomic window of Nodosilinea sp. E11 containing:
- a CDS encoding ABC transporter ATP-binding protein: MSITPAEAFPASKPKLTTVGRFMQYFAPYRQELPIALLLVAIGATTQAIGPLLIGWSIDNLILQGNLPGLLWMLVALSVTYLVGVWAIRGQIWRMGGIVQRRLGQLRQDIFDKIQSLPVSFFDRSEAGDLMSRLLNDVNTVNQAFGLTIPQVLGQTFSLVGIIIAMLSINVQLGLLSNLVVPLMIFTTGFFSRWARSRFRLTRQTIGDLSAKLEEDIGSVREAQAFNRTQLNIEEFDSLNAANRKANVQAVAVTAAFLPSIDFLNTLATAGVMAYGGYLAVTGVMTVGTVTAFVLYVQQFFRPIQILSQFYTQAQSALAGLDRIFLLLDEPANLHDAPNATEMPPIEGEVRFEAVGFGYTPNQQVLKGIDLCAQPGQMVALVGPTGAGKSTIINLIMRFYDVSAGAVRIDGVDVRQVTQASLRRQIGIVLQDNLLFSGTVAENIAFGVPQASQADIEAAAQAANVHEFITSLPQGYSTRLGERGTPLSQGQRQLVSIARAVLIDPRILLLDEATSSIDTRTEGLVQDAIATLLHNRTSFVIAHRLSTVTQADQVLVIQQGEIVEQGTHTELMALNGIYSNLYSLQLGAD
- a CDS encoding LysR family transcriptional regulator, with the translated sequence MTQQLPSTKGITLHQMEVFEAVARHGSYTKAAEELYLSQPTVSIQVKQLSKTIGLPLFEMMGKKLYLTPAGDALLSTCRQILAQLSTLDDALLEFQGLERGTVKVATVESGKTALIKQLKPFMDSYPGLELSLYIGNHRQLLSRLQNNEDDIYLFSLPPALNGVEVFPCMEVPLHLVTHRQHPLAEQAVVTPQQLAQESWILSEWGSASRQLLEEFFAAQSIKVRRRLELSSYEAIKASIYAGLGIAVLPASSLSQAELDADLAILPVPEFALRKQWHLAYLKGKYLSPGAKVFLDHVLQRYAIPGSKV